Proteins encoded within one genomic window of Panicum virgatum strain AP13 chromosome 1N, P.virgatum_v5, whole genome shotgun sequence:
- the LOC120654701 gene encoding E3 ubiquitin-protein ligase RNF181-like: protein MEVDVSQGQSPLQIIVLAPDEPNPFAVADDPDVSPAWVSMREYLPWVSTTPDTDGHRSSKRARVAAASEAILPEVSGRSREGEECAICLQEFVAEETLRAMPCSHAFHRHCISKWLCHKATCPLCRHQLPATPEPEEDDDAIE, encoded by the coding sequence ATGGAGGTCGATGTGTCGCAAGGCCAAAGCCCCCTGCAGATTATCGTTCTTGCTCCTGACGAGCCTAATCccttcgccgtcgccgacgaccCGGACGTCTCGCCCGCTTGGGTATCGATGCGGGAGTATCTCCCCTGGGTGTCAACAACCCCAGACACCGATGGTCACCGCAGCAGCAAGCGTgctcgcgtcgccgccgccagcgaggCCATCCTGCCGGAGGTGTCGGGTCGCTCTCGCGAGGGGGAGGAGTGCGCCATCTGCCTGCAGGAGTTCGTCGCCGAGGAGACGCTGAGGGCGATGCCCTGCTCCCACGCCTTCCACCGCCACTGCATCTCCAAGTGGCTCTGCCATAAAGCCACCTGCCCTCTCTGTCGCCACCAGCTACCCGCCACTCCGGAgcccgaggaggacgacgacgcgaTTGAATGA